The nucleotide window GCACGTGGTCAGGGAGCCAGTGCAGGTTATCGATCGGTTTCACGAGGATACTGCCGACTTCTGCCATGTCCCAGTATTCTTAGTTTGCCGCTCGCCAGTGCTCAGCTCAAATCGAACATGGCAGATAGGATCTGGAGGCTTAAAATCGAGAGCCTGTCTTTCGGTGATCAGGAACCGTTCAGCTGCGTTGGTATTCCGCACAATGTGTATAAATCGAAGACCGTATTTCGATAACAAATTTCTACCATCTTGATCCGCATGCGATCCCGAACGTAGGTTGAATTGTGATAGTCCGCAATTAGTTCGGAATCGTGAGGCGCAGCCACTCGATCGAGGTAATTTGGGCCCACGTGAATTGTTTCGATGGTGCGTAGGTGCACGCAGATAATGTCTCGCACTCCACAGAAGTAGGAATTCACACAAGCTTTCCCATAGTGAAAGACACATTCTTCTCGCATACTTTCGAATATAAACGTAGATACCCTGCTCCAAAAGACTCAGCTGTCGAAATTTGCGAGCTTCTTCCTTGTCCCTTCGACGGCACGGAGGTTCATTCCGGATTCTGATCACATCTTAGCTGAGTTCTCCCGACGTCGGCTTACCAGTAAAGTCTACATCGATTCAGTCATGTCTATCACTATCAAAAGAGGACTCCGTATAGAAACAATGGACTACTCGTAGCATTGCAACGGCTTTGACTAAAGAATATCTAGGTATTCGTGTATCGTAGAAATCATTCTTGTGGTACCTAGATAGGTTGTTGCCCCCGCCAGAATAACGCAACGCTCATGCTTTGCTTACAGATATTACAATGCACATATGTTGACGGTCCCATGCAGTGACTTTTGAGATTACGTAGACTTACAAGATGCATGAGGACACAGGATGGGCTACCTAGGTAGGGTGGGGCAACCACGCTATCGATGCTAGTCCTCGCGCCCTGCACCTTTATTTCTActctcctcctctttctGCCGCGCTTCTTTGCTACAATTCAAATTTAATCAGTTGGATTGAGTGCTCTAAAGCGCTCAAGTGTATACCAAGCCTATTTTGGACACGGTGAATGTCATCAAGGGCAAGGATACTCACTGTTTACAAAGATTGGTCATTTTATATTAAAATATTCAAAGTCAGCCAGCCTATTTCTGCTGTTGCGGCCCGTAATCGATATGAAACGGGGTTAGGTTAGAAGAAAAGTAGTTTGGATATCGAAAATTGGGTAGAGATTACCTCAGATGCGTTTAGAATGCGTCATGAGCCGGCTTAACCTTTCCAAGGCTGCGATGTTTCTGCTTTTGTGCATCATAACCTTGAAAGCCTCCCGAAGTCTATTAGAAGTTCCACTCAGATTCTTCACTTTGAGGTGCGGGGTTGCAGGCTTGTGGAATTACTGTAACGATAAAGTCACAAAGACTTGTTCTATGAAAATGCACGGTCTTCTACGTCACACATCTATGGAGGTCATGGGTGTCGTGGAGGGTTTGACgaaggtggagaaacgtgcgtgaacttgttgtattggatAGCCTGATACAAGAAGGCCAGGAGTGTCGGCAACTATGCGAATACTTGCATCGGCGTCTCCCACGCGAAATTCGAGATATTGTGTACAATTGTCTTATCGGAGACGACAGAGCGAAGGTCGAGTCAAAACATAACTCAGAATCAATTACGGTCTACGATATCAGCATTAGGTGCAGACGTTCTCCCTATGTGAGACTCTGGTGGAGTAACCACGTGCTACACATATGGAAAGAACAATACACGGGTATTGCAGTAGGACAAGAGATTAGGGAGCACTGGATCAAGGTCTCGGAATTCGAGTTTTACGACACGGAAATTATCAAAAACTTTCTGGGGAGCGACCACTTTGCCATAGGATGCAACACAATTAACTTGGTCACCAAAGTGAAGTGTTATATGTGAGACTTGACGGACGAAGCTCTGCAGGATCTTGCTTCCCTTCCACCGCTATCAAGATCGGTCAGACTGCGAATCGATGTTCTCAAAAAAGACCGGTCATCAAGTGAAGCAAGTGCCGAAGCAAGATCCTGACATATCGGACGCTTTCTGGAGCGTCTGGATGGTGTAGTACATGGCTTTATGGGCTGGGAGGTGGAGATTAATACTATAAGGCCTACAAGGTACTAATCTCACTACACCTGAGAAATTTAGAGCACATGGGTGGCGATGTGGGTAAACACCTAACAGGTGTGTCTGGCGACTAGATTGGCCTTTGTAAATTAGTATTCCAAATATTCATGCCACTAGAGTGGAAGATTGAAAATAACATGATGACCTGCAGAAGGCGACTCGTTGATGAGGTTCTTGGAGGACATCAATCATAAACACGCCCAAGTAGCATGCTATCTCGAGGATTGCCGCTAGAAGTATGGGTATTGGACACGAGCAGGATGGCAAATCATAGTGCTCTTCTCTACAATACTACTGACAAGGCAAATATGAGGGCGTGTCTAATAGACAGATCTGTAGCAATACATCACTTTGCTCGAATGATTCGTGCTTCTCTCTCTTACCGTGTCAATTTCAGTGAGCCGCGTTTTCTTTGCGACACAAGAGGTTGCGCGCCTTCATCTGCAAACGACGGGTCTGAACTAGAGCCGCTCATCTGGCCGTCTTCTCTCACCTGTCCGCCCCGCTTCTCGGCCGCTGAGCGCAGCACTAGTGTGGAAGCCTTAATTCCGCTCCTTCCTGCACCTCTGGGACCCTGAATCTTCTACTCTACCCCATCGAAGCTGCACAGCGCGTAACGGCAACCACGGCAACGGAAACGGTAGCAACACCATCGGCACCGACAGCAACGGTAGTTGCAGCTATGACAAACTCAACGGCGGCCAAGACCGAACAGGAGCGTCTGCATGACAAGTGTGTCAAGTAAGTCTACTAGCTAGGCCAAATGTGCCAAACCTCTGCTAACAAAGAACACAGCATAACACGGGAAGGACGCAAGATCGGAGTACGATTGGAAGCGCTAGAGGCTCAGATCAAGAAGCTACGACTAAAGGGAAAGCTTATCAAGGCAAAATCGAGACTTAGCGAGGACGATGCTACCAACACCTTCCTGTCGTATGCAAAGAAAAAATGCCTGGAGCTTTGCGACAACGTCCAGAAGGCGTTTCCACGCGAGATCCGAGATATCATCTACGGCCATATCACCTGCCGTGATGATGCGGACATGCCAGACTGGCCGAAATGGGGAAATCCAGAGATTATCGAAGAATCATATTTCCGCACACAATCAGAAACACAGTTACGGAAGCCCAATGGGACACACGAGAAAGACCACTGGTGGGATCCGGACTTTGTAGGCGCCGACATGGTCCGAGAGATTGGCGAGAACTACTACCGCTCTTCTTACTTCCAGTTTGGAGGCACATTCGACATAATACCCCGATTTCGTGCGACAGATCAATGGAATCTAGCCTTTACACCCGTTCTGCTCGTCTCAAAAGTCGGAATCGAAATCAAGTGTAAACAATACTACACTGAACTTATTGTTACACACAACTGGGGTGACATCATCGAAGAATACAAGGAGTTGCGTGGAAAGGAATTGACTCAGGCCAAGGCCAAGCTCCTAGTAAAACTGGAGTTCTTGTTTGGTTTCAGACCGGGCACGGATATTACCATAGTGGTTAATTCGGTCCCAGAGGAAAAGGTCCCCTCTACTCTGACAGAACAGGAGTGGATGTGCGAGAACCCCATAAAGTTGATTTTCCCTGTACTGAGAAGGCTCAAAGATTCTGGATGCAGGGTTCGGGCTGTTCTTGAAAATTACCCAGAAGGGCCATATAGTGACTGGGCCCCGTTCGTTTCGCAGTGGAACCCAGTTTCGTTTGAAGCTTTCAAGAAAGCTATCTCAGAGGTTCGTGAGCGCCGCCTCCATTCGTTCTAGTTTCGCTAATGATAGCAGCATACCAGCAACGAAGAGTTGAAAGTACTACAGTATGAGATCGACCGAGAGGGTTCCGATAATTTCGATATTTCAGATCGTAGTGACGCGGGTATCATCTAAGGTCAACATTATGGTACTACGAGGACTCAAGTATTGGAATTTAGAGCTTTCAAACTCTACAGACCTGATTTTCGATTGTTTACTGGGATAAAACGATTGAAAGTTCAATGCGGTGCATGGAGCTTTCCTTCTTTCCTGATATTTTCACACACCTTTTCTTTCATCTTCACGACCAAAAGCGACATTATGCCTCTTTTCATTCATCTTTTACAAGCGATTCTTCACATGTAAGCTAGTTCCGTAGCTGAGGCTGGGCTTGAATACTTAAGAACACGGCATTGTCACACACACGGCGTGAGTATCTAGGTACATAGCCGACTAGCAGCACCTTGCTGCATTCTAGCTTAAATGTCATCTTTCTTCCTTTTTCAAGACCCGTATTTCCAGATACTAAAAATTGTTCTAGTGACTTGCATCGAACTTCATGTGCTTGGACGTTCAATCATATGCGACATGACACTATTGGCTAAGAGTATCAGAAAAGCTCAAACCTACAAATTCTGCGACTACGAGTCTAGAGTCTGTCATGCCCATACGTTCAGAAAATCCTAGCGCTGATGGCGGCTGCATCCTACTTCAGACATGTACTTCAAGGTACGCCGAGCTCCGATCAGTTCCGCAGCCACTAGGACTAACGTACAATGTCTAGGCTAATTTGTGCGGAGAGCGTCTGAAAAGGCCGCATTGATGTCCTACAGAAAGAACTTGCGGCTCTGCAGTTCAGGTTTGAAAGCATCAAACGAAGCACGCAAACAGTCATCAAACAAGTTGATCAATCGAAATCCATCGACTTCACGCAGCAGGTTATAGCCAAGCTACCATGTGAGATCTGCGACATGACAAGGAAGTCGAGCGTGGGTACTACCGTACAACCCATGATCCTCTGACCAAACTTTACTCGTACGACCACGAGCCATGGAAGGCCAAGCACTTTCCCGAAAATTACTGGGActgttggaaggtctatagcactagtgctgaaaggaaataacgataactaggaatgcattctgttcggtgatggtgattgattttctacgaacatagctgctacgaaggtatacctaagctctgcgcaaggtgggccgaagtcgggccgaagtgtccagcagccgacgtctctaccgatactcacgatccgacactggaagtcttttctttctgggtagctagtaactctgcttgtatcggtagtgacagtatgtgttgatggtaactgtgtgtagcatcaaccatcaaagcttgtcggcctctgcacccatccctctactcggactgtcagcttattgccgtcaataaagcgttcaagagcgcggtttggcgatgccttggtgaaggcgtctgcaggattgtcttcaccattgatccagcggatctccgtgatctcgcgacgctcatatgattggcgcagcgccatgatgtcgatcatgagacgcttttccttcgtcgtcccaagctttactaggcactcgtacaaggagtacgagtctgtacagataaccaagggaattgcaggtagtctaagtcgttctgtaactatcctcagcgtggttgcaactgcaatgcctatgtcaaagccgttgaccatgccgtagatctctgaggccagtacgctccgtgtgatgcgcttgcattttgtagagctgtagtggatcacgttgccctgtattgtgaaggtgttgacgtcaatagactcgttgacgagcataaggacaaagcctagctgtgagctgatggcgcgtcttggcggtatacgtcgtcgccagagatgtggtgcaagaacgcctgatctgcaaggcattgctccgtGAAAAACTGCTGTTCAAGGTAtgcttccgcgacgtcgtcatcgtcgtcatcctcgcagtcttcctcctctctccagcctctctgattgtactggctagtgtgctcgatcccttcgtattctgcaagatgtacggagaagtccttgggGGCTGTGTacctgtaaagtatagcgtagagaagaactgtgtacgggcagccttgcgctcttcgtctgtgtggttggtaggccagcatccttccttctggcaaacaaagcatttcttcctccagcgAGGCTTAaatcctcgtccgttgtcgtcgcgctgctcgcctcctcgaTATGCTCCTCTAgatccgcctctgaatcctcctccacctcgagatcTACCTCGGATTcttccattgccgttgtatcggcgaTCTAAGTAGTATTGGTCCTCTGTGACCATCTGGGTAGTGTGTTGCCGTGCAAGGTGTGTCTCAACTGCAGAACGTAGGtctgagaagagtccttcacagattgtggctggtttgaacagtgccatctcaagctctggtactcctcggcaggcattgatgacagtggtacgtagggcatcctcgccctcaaagttcttgccaagggcacgctggcatagctgcagcttgtcaagcaggatctgcagaacctcgtgtagtcccttgtcggggttctctgtgcgggtgcgagcgaaggttgtagtcgtccagtctgtgtagtagtgctggtgatggacgtcatggtcgaagtggtttttgattgccatgtacgcatcagcaaagctgtcatctctctctacaacctgtatgtagaatgtctctgcacgtccggtaaggatacggggaaacactgcgtgaaactgctcttcttggatatctacctgccagcagatgctgaagaagatcttgatcttatcgtctaggagatcgtacgcattccctgtatacttgttgctattgtcccatagcttagagaactgcgtgatcgtattAGCGTCGAGTCGATCGTTGCGggaccatcgcggcggtagcgtcttgtacgggtcgTATGGTAGTTCGGGTGGTCTGTTAGGGACGCGGTTCGTTGGCTGTTGCGGAAATGGCGTGACTTCGCGATATGCAGTCGCTGGCGGCCGTGTCTGTAGTTGCGCACGCCCTTGTTGCGGCTGCGCGGCCTGCTCCCACAGTTGTCGATGCTGAGGCCCTTCCAGCGTACCGCTCATGTGTAGCGGCTGTTGTGGCTCTATTGTTTGGGAACGGCTCTggacgccttgtctcactctatactgctctTGTTGCTCGCCCTGCGACGGTCGTTGTAATTGCGACGGCTGTGGTACTTGCGGTGgctgttgtaattgcggcggttgttgtaattgcggcggttgttgtacttgcggtggttgttgtacagctgGATAGACTGTGTGCTGAGTGTCCTGTTGGCGTTTATTGCTCTGCTGGCGCTGGTACGCTTCGGACTGTTGGTCGAATttcatggctcgaaactctGCTGGTTCCCATTCAAGAGTATTCTCTATACCTAGAATGTTGTAGAGAGAGTCCGCCACCCTGGCGTGATtgttgccagtgtatactcCCCGGTGTCGTAGCACACTCTTAAGAGACCTTAGTGTACCACGCTCAACCTTGCTAAATAGCTCCTtcgtccatccttcaaagtcccatttgtagtcaatgaagaggtcatcgtcccaggccattgacacattgtagtcgtggatagctTTAGCGACCCACGTTGTTGCGTGTGTCTCATTTGCGTCCGCCGgtgcgggtacaccccagagagctgtattgatgaccttgagtgcaactgtgtatggacagtTTTCCATAAGTTGTTCCGCGGTAAATTTGGCCCATGGTGAGTCTGAGAGGTGTTCTGATTGCTCATTCTGTAGTTGATTCTGAGCTTCAGCAGAGTCTGCAGAGCTTATTTCGCTTTGGTTATCCGCCATCTTGCTAGCGGGTGTTGACGcgttgtcggtgttgttgtctcgctggttggtcgtgccagcgcttgttgttgtacgtgatcggatcgtccggagacgctcgtacggttgagttgtattgcgttgctgacgcgctcTGTGTTCGCGGATTAAGCTAAAccagcagctgtagagggAGGTTAAGAGTGCTTCGtgttatctctgcctcgctctgttcttagcacagaatcttctcccgggagtataacgtcgtgcgtcagggagttcgtcgaagatgcggtctgtctcttctaccttgctgtctgtgatcgccttaagcaatcactgatcagtgttggaaggtctatagcactagtgctgaaaggaaataacgataactaggaatgcattctgttcggtgatggtgattgattttctacgaacatagctgctacgaaggtatacctaagctctgcgcaaggtgggccgaagtcgggccgaagtgtccagcagccgacgtctctaccgatactcacgatccgacaggGACAGAGAAAATGTAGTGGAGGAAAGAGCTAAGAGACAACTACTATCGGATGAGTACTTTAATTTTTGCTAATGGCCATTGAAGACTTTGAAACGAAATGGAGTGAGCTACCCCAGTGGACGAACCCGCTCTAACTAATAAGAATGGAATCGCAGCGGACTTAGGCATGTATGGAGTTATCATGTTCCTCTTGGGTGGCATAAAATACTTTacatactagtgtacaaATGCCACTGTAGTTGCCAAACATACGTATCAGGTGCTTCTACACTCCCCAACGTGTttctactactactaccACTGAGTCTATTTCCAGCCCGAACTGAACCCAGAATGAGCATGCAGGCTATACTCTTTCTCTGAGGGAATTGTGTTGAGGTAGAACTTTGGTTGCAGTGGAGTAATACCAGGCCGCCTCACTTCTCAACGTGTAGAACATCAACCCTTCTAGCTACAATTCCACTTCTCAGCTCATCAAGCCACGGATTACTGTATCCAGCAACCCCCAAGATAATGCGGCACATGGGTGACATAGAttacttgacagtgtgggtaagcgggtgtttggcgactacagtggccttttTACACT belongs to Pyrenophora tritici-repentis strain M4 chromosome 10, whole genome shotgun sequence and includes:
- a CDS encoding Med15 multi-domain protein, which encodes MADNQSEISSADSAEAQNQLQNEQSEHLSDSPWAKFTAEQLMENCPYTVALKVINTALWGVPAPADANETHATTWVAKAIHDYNVSMAWDDDLFIDYKWDFEGWTKELFSKVERGTLRSLKSVLRHRGVYTGNNHARVADSLYNILGIENTLEWEPAEFRAMKFDQQSEAYQRQQSNKRQQDTQHTVYPAVQQPPQVQQPPQLQQPPQLQQPPQVPQPSQLQRPSQGEQQEQYRVRQGVQSRSQTIEPQQPLHMSGTLEGPQHRQLWEQAAQPQQGRAQLQTRPPATAYREVTPFPQQPTNRVPNRPPELPYDPYKTLPPRWSRNDRLDANTITQFSKLWDNSNKYTGNAYDLLDDKIKIFFSICWQVDIQEEQFHAVFPRILTGRAETFYIQVVERDDSFADAYMAIKNHFDHDVHHQHYYTDWTTTTFARTRTENPDKGLHEVLQILLDKLQLCQRALGKNFEGEDALRTTVINACRGVPELEMALFKPATICEGLFSDLRSAIADTTAMEESEVDLEVEEDSEADLEEHIEEASSATTTDEDLSLAGGRNALFARRKDAGLPTTQTKSARLPVHSSSLRYTLQVHSPQGLLRTSCRIRRDRAH